From Oreochromis aureus strain Israel breed Guangdong linkage group 4, ZZ_aureus, whole genome shotgun sequence, a single genomic window includes:
- the LOC116311523 gene encoding properdin translates to MEGLRGLLVLVLVLVSVPRSDCVRCFARFDLNTGECNEEIGEVDEDDCCQNPNYGYMETDGQCESCGLPAWSSWSSWSLCNVLCGQGVRQRSRKCFGIDQSECENAPLSEKLQTEPCSGVCCDDEGWSSWLAWSPCSVTCGGVGVRKRRRECSSPPQCRMACSGPSEETERCTAQNTCPVHGGWSSWFGWSHCSATCIAKSDGDVIIPSRVRHRSCSNPSPSENTSPPGNGCPGDVLQVQHCSELPNCAEDGSWGAWSPFKPCSVSCGVGLQLSERKCASPAPRYGGKVCEGPSTQSKICESPCPVDGFWSGWSSWGECSGSCIPQGRAIRRTRQRSCSNPAPSSNPPGQNCQGDSHQTENCNHLPFCPVNGSWGSWSPFSSCPVTCGLGLQVSVRRCDSPSPQHGGSPCLGEARQTKICSTKLHCPVDGVWSEWSEWSECKYPGGRDIRCRKTYGSHSRVRECLHRAHNGSICEGDNLTERRVCYYIKDCNMNGHWEAWTPWSLCDPPCSENSVRSRKRICKPDYTGYNLYPPRSSEKASFYGTPKVNCGPLPIGEQQDQSQPCINVPACA, encoded by the exons ACTGTGTGAGGTGTTTCGCACGCTTCGACCTGAACACAGGTGAGTGTAATGAGGAGATCGGTGAGGTGGACGAAGACGACTGCTGTCAGAACCCAAACTATGGTTACATGGAAACAGACGGACAGTGTGAGTCCTGTGG tcttCCCGCGTGGTCTTCTTGGTCGTCATGGTCCCTGTGCAACGTCCTGTGTGGGCAGGgagtgagacagagaagcaggAAGTGTTTCGGTATCGACCAATCAGAGTGCGAGAATGCTCCACTTTCTGAAAAACTTCAGACTGAACCCTGCAGTGGCGTCTGCTGCGATg aTGAGGGGTGGAGCTCGTGGCTCGCCTGGTCTCCATGCTCGGTCACCTGTGGAGGCGTCGGGGTCAGGAAGCGAAGGCGAGAATGCTCCAGTCCTCCTCAGTGTCGCATGGCTTGCAGCGGTCCTTCAGAGGAGACTGAGAGATGTACAGCTCAAAACACCTGTCCAG TCCACGGTGGTTGGTCCAGCTGGTTTGGCTGGTCTCATTGTTCTGCTACGTGCATCGCTAAATCGGATGGCGATGTCATCATTCCCTCCAGGGTGCGACATCGCTCCTGCTCTAACCCCAGCCCCTCAGAGAACACATCGCCACCTGGCAACGGTTGCCCTGGAGACGTGTTACAGGTGCAGCACTGTAGCGAGCTCCCCAACTGTGCAG AGGACGGCAGCTGGGGGGCGTGGTCTCCATTCAAACCATGCTCAGTCTCCTGTGGGGTGGGACTTCAGCTGTCAGAAAGGAAATGTGCTAGCCCCGCCCCTAGATATGGAGGCAAAGTCTGCGAAGGGCCGAGCACTCAGAGCAAGATCTGTGAGAGTCCCTgtccag TTGACGGGTTCTGGTCCGGTTGGTCGAGTTGGGGCGAGTGTTCAGGTTCCTGCATTCCACAAGGCAGAGCCATTCGAAGGACTCGCCAGCGCTCCTGTTCTAACCCCGCCCCTTCATCCAACCCGCCTGGTCAAAATTGTCAAGGTGACAGCCACCAGACAGAGAACTGCAACCACCTGCCCTTCTGCCCAG TGAATGGAAGTTGGGGGTCTTGGTCACCCTTCAGTTCCTGTCCTGTTACCTGTGGGCTGGGGCTTCAGGTGTCAGTCAGGAGATGTGACAGCCCCTCCCCCCAACATGGCGGTAGTCCATGTCTGGGAGAAGCACGTCAAACCAAGATCTGCTCAACCAAACTTCACTGTCCAG TGGACGGCGTGTGGTCCGAGTGGTCCGAGTGGAGTGAGTGTAAGTACCCGGGCGGGCGAGACATCCGCTGTAGGAAAACTTATGGCAGCCATTCACGAGTGCGCGAGTGTCTCCATCGGGCTCATAACGGGTCCATCTGTGAAGGCGACAACCTGACCGAGAGACGAGTGTGCTACTACATCAAAGACTGCAACA TGAACGGCCACTGGGAGGCCTGGACACCGTGGAGTCTCTGTGATCCACCCTGCAGCGAAAACTCGGTCCGGTCCAGGAAGAGAATCTGCAAACCTGATTACACCGGCTACAA cctTTACCCTCCTCGTTCCTCGGAGAAAGCTTCATTTTATGGGACACCAAAAGTCAACTGCGGCCCGTTGCCCATCGGCGAGCAGCAGGACCAGAGCCAGCCCTGCATCAACGTCCCGGCCTGTGCCTAA